In Gimesia benthica, a single window of DNA contains:
- a CDS encoding DUF1552 domain-containing protein produces MSAFMTTRRTMLRGLGVTMALPWLESLRVWGAEAGKNAVQGEAPIRFAALFSGNGFHREHWWAKGSGKTMELGKVLEPLLPHREKMLFIQGLYNEEALKGNIHSSQTGNILTGAPLEAGGGIRSGISIDQMLAKQYGQTTKVPSLVLGCEKSNPSVHKNYSMLYSSHISWSSPTTPTPLEVYPALAFDRLFRKDASQSDQSVLDAVLGDARDLRRGISRSDKQKLDEYLNSVREVEQRIDRAGQRGELQGWRPTLDKPNVPRPADGIPQDIAEHMRLMCDILVLAFQTDATRFCTLKLNNDHSSLRFPNLGVDYMIHHLLSHQESNDWLKVNQFFLEQVAYIAAKLDAIQEGERTALDNTMLMYCSSMLTGSHDATKLPVVILGRGGGKLETGRVLNYLDQPNRKMCSLYLSLMDRFGLHLDQFGDATERLAGL; encoded by the coding sequence ATGAGCGCTTTTATGACAACCCGACGAACCATGCTGCGAGGGCTCGGCGTAACCATGGCATTGCCCTGGCTGGAATCACTGCGGGTCTGGGGAGCAGAAGCGGGCAAGAATGCAGTTCAGGGAGAAGCTCCGATTCGGTTTGCAGCGCTTTTTTCCGGCAATGGCTTTCACCGCGAACACTGGTGGGCCAAGGGGAGCGGCAAAACAATGGAACTGGGTAAGGTCCTTGAGCCGCTGCTGCCACACCGGGAAAAAATGCTGTTTATTCAGGGGCTGTATAACGAGGAAGCGCTGAAAGGAAATATTCACAGTTCCCAGACGGGAAATATTCTCACGGGGGCGCCGCTCGAAGCAGGGGGCGGCATTCGCAGCGGGATCAGCATCGATCAGATGCTGGCGAAACAGTACGGTCAGACGACGAAAGTCCCCAGCCTGGTCCTGGGTTGCGAAAAGTCGAATCCGTCAGTCCACAAGAACTATTCGATGCTTTACAGCAGTCATATCTCCTGGAGTTCTCCGACAACGCCGACGCCCCTGGAAGTCTACCCGGCGCTGGCCTTTGATCGACTGTTCCGCAAAGATGCGAGTCAGAGTGATCAGAGTGTACTCGATGCCGTTCTGGGGGATGCTCGCGATTTGCGACGGGGGATCAGCCGGAGCGATAAACAGAAGCTGGATGAATATCTTAATTCGGTGCGTGAAGTAGAACAGCGGATCGATCGGGCAGGGCAGCGAGGGGAATTACAGGGCTGGCGTCCCACGCTTGATAAACCGAATGTTCCCCGGCCAGCGGATGGCATTCCCCAGGACATCGCCGAGCATATGCGACTGATGTGTGATATTCTGGTACTGGCGTTTCAGACCGATGCGACTCGCTTCTGTACCCTGAAACTAAACAACGATCATTCGTCTTTACGCTTTCCCAATCTGGGCGTGGATTACATGATCCACCACCTGTTATCACATCAGGAATCGAATGACTGGCTCAAGGTCAATCAGTTCTTTCTCGAGCAGGTGGCCTATATTGCCGCCAAGCTGGATGCGATCCAGGAAGGAGAACGAACCGCACTGGATAATACCATGCTGATGTATTGCAGCAGTATGCTCACCGGCAGTCATGATGCAACCAAACTGCCCGTCGTAATACTGGGCCGTGGAGGAGGCAAGCTGGAAACCGGACGGGTGCTGAATTATCTCGATCAACCGAATCGAAAAATGTGCAGCCTCTATCTGTCGTTAATGGACCGTTTCGGGTTGCACCTGGATCAGTTCGGCGATGCTACAGAACGCCTGGCAGGTCTCTAG
- a CDS encoding DUF1592 domain-containing protein — translation MRSGSGYQAGFCFLLISVLACACSQTLSAQTPDPFAPLQVTFAKQQQAVLKKYCLNCHNTAEKQGELDLEQFRSVSDLRRNVTPWQRVVEMLRDGEMPPEDSKPQPTQAELASLQKWVQAVLDAEARANAGDPGPVVLRRLNNAEYTYTIQDLTGVPLEPAQQFPVDSAAGEGFTNVGNSLVMSPALIQKYFAAAKKISSHAVLLPDGIEFSSKTTRRDWTNEKLAAIREFYARYTESKGATAVNLQGIHFETNGGGRLPLEAYLQATLKEKEALQSGQKSLASVAREYDLNEKYLTLLWQSLTDKTPSVVLDQIRDFWSRAKLTDAPQLAELIQQWQSALWRFTTVGHIGKRGGPAAWQVPVQPVTTQQELRLKLPEVKAGESVTLYLATSTAGDGNQGDFAIWQNPRLIIPGQTELPLKEVRQYLAYLTAYQERLLAHTTACLNAALEVETATAAVNLEKLAQKHGIEPVILHAWLACLGLDGGQPTIEGYITRQTEQIQNYDFVKGWVGEQALSVVANASDQGVRIPGEMLPHHVAVHPTPQRRVIIGWKSPMSGTVNVKGAVRRAHIGCGNGIDWRLELWRGNTRQMLASGNATTRETSPVEVNEPLKVRTGDMLLLGIGPRDGNHSCDLTDVDLTITPVTAGASAWNLAREISSDILAGNPHADEQGNPNVWHFFSEPDQPVSRIAVPSGSLLARWQTEADIETRKQLAAELQRLLTAGPDQLPENAPDRNLYQQLTSLRSPAFEALRQQYRPDRQQVTELTEEQAYGLDPQLFGKHPAGTSIAPSALCVQAPAVIEVRLPAELAAGTEFAATGMLHAATSQQGTVQLKVSTEKPESLTELHAGAFRSGGKKSTWSDGEKPVIPISPVLVSENSQVKERVLAQFAEFRNLFPAALCYTRIVPVDEVVTLTLYYREDEHLQRLMLNPDQTSELNRLWDELHYISRSPLRQVDAYEQLWQFATQDADPSAFTPMREGIMRQADAFRTRLQATEPLHIEAVLKFADRAWRRPLSSAEETELKTLYTQLRQQKLSHTEAIQMLLARVLVSPVFLYRTEAAPSGSQPAPVSDHELASRLSYFLWSSLPDQELRELATQGKLRDPAVLRQQVARMLQDPRISRMAIEFGCQWLHVRNFDQFDEKSQRHFPEFAELRSDMYEEVIRFFTDLLQQNRSLLAILDADYVWANQRLAKFYGLQGVAGADWQRVEGVQQQSRGGILAMAATLSKQSGASRTSPILRGNWVSEFLLGEKLPRPPKDVPVLPEEVPANLTERQLIEQHSADPACAKCHKRIDGFGFTLEQFDGIGRLRKKDAKGHPIDDASVLPDGTAVTGIAGLRNYLLNERRDDFLRAFNRRLLGYALGRSVQLSDEPLLDQMTTQLEQDDYRIKTAIQAIVLSPQFRMIRGTEQQSVSSVTAD, via the coding sequence ATGCGTTCGGGATCTGGATATCAGGCTGGTTTCTGTTTTCTACTCATCTCTGTGTTGGCTTGTGCCTGTAGCCAGACTCTCTCAGCACAGACGCCGGACCCATTTGCTCCCCTGCAGGTAACTTTCGCAAAGCAGCAGCAGGCTGTGCTCAAAAAGTACTGTTTGAACTGTCACAATACCGCCGAGAAACAGGGCGAACTCGATCTGGAACAGTTCCGCAGTGTGTCAGATCTCCGCCGGAATGTGACTCCCTGGCAACGGGTTGTGGAGATGCTGCGTGATGGAGAGATGCCTCCCGAGGATTCAAAACCGCAACCGACGCAGGCGGAACTCGCATCCTTGCAAAAGTGGGTGCAGGCAGTTCTCGATGCGGAAGCCCGGGCAAACGCCGGAGATCCCGGCCCCGTTGTGTTGCGCAGGCTGAATAACGCCGAGTATACCTATACGATCCAGGACCTGACCGGAGTCCCTCTGGAACCGGCGCAGCAGTTTCCCGTCGACAGCGCTGCCGGCGAAGGTTTCACAAACGTGGGAAATTCGCTGGTGATGTCTCCTGCTTTGATCCAGAAATACTTCGCTGCCGCTAAGAAAATATCCAGTCATGCAGTCCTGCTGCCAGACGGCATCGAATTCTCATCCAAAACGACCCGCAGAGACTGGACGAACGAAAAACTGGCAGCGATTCGCGAATTCTATGCACGTTATACTGAAAGCAAAGGCGCGACCGCGGTCAATCTGCAGGGGATCCACTTCGAAACCAATGGCGGAGGACGACTTCCCCTGGAAGCTTATCTGCAGGCTACACTCAAAGAAAAAGAGGCGCTCCAGTCGGGCCAGAAAAGCCTTGCGTCCGTCGCGCGTGAATACGATTTGAACGAGAAATATCTGACTCTGCTCTGGCAGTCCTTGACTGATAAAACTCCCTCCGTAGTGCTTGACCAGATCCGTGATTTCTGGAGTCGCGCGAAACTGACGGATGCCCCTCAACTGGCAGAGCTGATTCAACAGTGGCAGTCAGCACTCTGGCGGTTCACCACAGTCGGGCACATCGGCAAACGGGGCGGCCCCGCAGCCTGGCAGGTTCCGGTGCAACCGGTCACCACGCAACAGGAACTGCGCTTAAAGTTACCCGAAGTGAAAGCCGGAGAGTCGGTCACACTCTATCTGGCAACCAGTACTGCCGGCGATGGAAACCAGGGAGACTTCGCGATCTGGCAGAATCCGCGTTTGATCATTCCCGGACAGACGGAATTACCCTTGAAAGAGGTCCGTCAGTATCTCGCATATCTGACCGCTTACCAAGAGCGTCTGCTGGCTCATACCACCGCCTGTCTGAATGCGGCTCTGGAAGTGGAAACGGCGACAGCAGCGGTCAATCTGGAAAAACTGGCGCAGAAGCACGGCATCGAGCCAGTAATTCTGCATGCCTGGCTTGCCTGCCTGGGCCTGGATGGCGGACAGCCGACTATCGAGGGATACATTACCAGGCAGACTGAGCAAATTCAGAACTATGACTTCGTCAAAGGCTGGGTAGGCGAGCAGGCTTTAAGTGTTGTGGCGAATGCATCCGATCAGGGTGTGCGAATTCCCGGCGAAATGCTGCCACACCATGTCGCCGTACATCCCACACCCCAGCGGCGGGTGATCATTGGCTGGAAAAGCCCCATGTCTGGCACGGTTAATGTCAAAGGTGCTGTCAGGCGGGCACATATCGGTTGTGGAAATGGAATCGACTGGCGACTGGAATTGTGGCGCGGCAATACGAGACAGATGCTGGCTTCTGGAAATGCCACAACCAGGGAAACGTCTCCCGTGGAGGTCAACGAACCGCTCAAGGTACGAACCGGTGATATGCTGCTGCTCGGCATCGGGCCGCGGGACGGAAATCACTCCTGCGACCTGACAGACGTTGATCTGACAATCACTCCTGTGACAGCAGGAGCATCAGCATGGAATCTGGCTCGTGAGATTTCATCCGATATTCTGGCAGGGAACCCGCACGCCGATGAACAGGGCAATCCCAATGTCTGGCACTTCTTCAGTGAGCCGGATCAGCCTGTCTCTCGCATTGCTGTTCCTTCAGGCTCGTTACTGGCCCGCTGGCAGACCGAGGCTGATATTGAGACCCGCAAGCAGCTGGCAGCAGAATTACAGCGCCTGCTCACGGCCGGGCCAGACCAACTCCCCGAAAACGCTCCGGATCGAAATCTCTATCAGCAGCTAACATCCCTCCGCAGTCCCGCTTTTGAAGCACTCAGGCAACAATATCGGCCAGATCGGCAACAGGTCACAGAACTGACTGAGGAACAAGCATATGGTCTCGACCCACAACTGTTCGGCAAGCACCCCGCAGGCACGTCTATAGCGCCGTCTGCACTTTGTGTGCAGGCACCTGCTGTGATTGAAGTCCGCTTACCAGCCGAACTGGCTGCCGGGACTGAATTCGCAGCCACTGGAATGTTACATGCCGCCACCAGTCAACAGGGGACCGTTCAGCTTAAAGTTTCCACGGAAAAACCAGAGTCGCTGACTGAGCTACACGCCGGCGCATTTCGGAGCGGTGGGAAGAAATCGACCTGGTCCGATGGTGAAAAGCCGGTGATCCCTATTTCGCCGGTACTGGTGAGTGAAAACAGTCAGGTTAAAGAGCGAGTCCTGGCGCAGTTTGCTGAGTTCCGCAATCTGTTTCCAGCCGCCCTCTGTTACACGCGCATTGTTCCCGTTGATGAAGTCGTCACTCTGACGCTTTACTATCGGGAGGACGAACATCTGCAGCGGCTGATGCTGAATCCTGATCAGACTTCAGAGCTGAATCGGCTGTGGGACGAGCTGCATTATATCAGTCGCTCACCCTTGCGACAGGTGGATGCCTACGAACAGCTCTGGCAGTTCGCGACGCAGGACGCCGATCCAAGTGCCTTTACTCCCATGCGGGAGGGCATCATGCGACAGGCAGATGCATTTCGCACCCGATTGCAGGCAACTGAGCCCCTGCATATTGAAGCCGTCCTGAAATTTGCAGACCGCGCCTGGCGGCGTCCTCTCAGCTCAGCAGAAGAGACCGAATTGAAAACACTCTATACGCAGCTCCGGCAGCAGAAGCTGTCTCACACGGAAGCGATCCAGATGCTGCTGGCGCGGGTCCTGGTCTCGCCTGTCTTTCTCTACCGTACGGAAGCCGCTCCCTCTGGAAGCCAGCCTGCCCCCGTCTCGGACCATGAGCTTGCCTCCCGTTTAAGTTATTTTCTCTGGTCGTCGCTGCCCGATCAGGAACTCCGTGAACTGGCGACTCAAGGCAAGCTACGTGATCCAGCCGTTCTGAGGCAGCAGGTAGCTCGAATGCTGCAGGATCCCCGAATCAGTCGTATGGCGATTGAATTCGGCTGCCAGTGGCTGCACGTGCGCAACTTCGATCAGTTCGATGAGAAGAGTCAGCGACATTTCCCGGAGTTCGCAGAACTTCGCAGTGATATGTACGAAGAGGTGATTCGATTCTTTACCGATCTTTTACAGCAGAATCGTTCCCTCCTGGCCATCCTGGATGCGGACTATGTCTGGGCGAATCAGCGGCTGGCCAAATTTTATGGTCTACAGGGAGTGGCAGGCGCAGACTGGCAGCGGGTAGAAGGAGTACAGCAACAGTCCCGGGGGGGCATCCTCGCGATGGCGGCGACACTCTCGAAGCAGTCCGGCGCGTCACGAACGAGTCCGATCTTGAGAGGAAACTGGGTTTCGGAATTTCTACTGGGTGAGAAACTTCCCCGTCCTCCCAAAGACGTACCGGTTCTGCCGGAAGAAGTTCCTGCGAACCTGACCGAGCGACAACTGATTGAACAGCATAGTGCCGATCCTGCCTGTGCCAAATGTCACAAGCGCATTGATGGCTTCGGATTCACTCTGGAACAATTCGACGGCATTGGGCGTCTGCGGAAAAAAGATGCGAAAGGGCATCCGATCGACGATGCTTCGGTTCTACCCGATGGAACTGCAGTGACAGGAATCGCCGGTCTACGGAATTATCTGCTCAACGAGCGGCGGGATGATTTCCTGCGGGCCTTTAATCGGCGTCTGCTGGGCTATGCCCTGGGACGCTCTGTGCAGTTGTCTGATGAACCACTGCTGGATCAGATGACGACTCAACTCGAACAGGATGACTACCGGATCAAGACTGCGATTCAGGCCATTGTTCTCAGTCCGCAGTTCCGCATGATTCGCGGTACCGAGCAACAGAGTGTCAGCAGCGTGACAGCGGACTGA
- a CDS encoding SBBP repeat-containing protein produces MNRIARRMNMHVSSLAVTLLTLLFSNALQAGQPAGKNEKETARNVEWVQQAGGLKHDKIRGITVDAAGNCYVTGEFTETAEFGDQKVTSKGSMDFVLAKYSPEGKLLWIQTAGGTLIDRGYAVAVDKVGNAFVTGHFQSPEFQIGDQVLYNQGDYDYFIAKYDPDGKLVWAQSEGGTGYDYGHGIAVTLAGDCCVAGSFAGDVKIGDVTAPNKKGRSLFAAKYDNNGNLLWAQLAGNGRGQSGHQIGVDRVGNCYVCGYITGQVELAGEQVGTDTAVQDIFLAKLSPNGKLVWSVNSGGQANGLSTGVAVDSRGNCYITGMFKNEARFGDTVMKSRGTHDIFVARINADGTPAWACTGGGEKIDYGLGIAVDQHDNCYATGEFSDEVHFQGQHFKKLGGRDVYIARFAPNGNLDWLEILGGEKSDLSYAIAVDNNDNCYVSGAFSPATRYQKHELTSRGSNDIFLIKLSQ; encoded by the coding sequence ATGAACCGGATAGCCCGTCGTATGAATATGCATGTCTCCAGTTTAGCAGTCACGCTGCTTACTCTTCTTTTCTCTAACGCTCTGCAGGCAGGTCAGCCGGCCGGGAAAAACGAAAAGGAAACAGCCCGGAACGTGGAATGGGTTCAGCAGGCTGGAGGCCTCAAACATGACAAGATCCGCGGGATCACCGTCGACGCAGCCGGGAACTGTTATGTCACCGGAGAATTTACGGAAACCGCCGAGTTCGGCGATCAGAAAGTCACCAGCAAGGGAAGCATGGATTTTGTCCTCGCCAAATACAGCCCGGAAGGCAAACTGCTCTGGATCCAGACCGCCGGGGGAACCCTGATTGATCGCGGCTACGCCGTGGCAGTCGACAAGGTCGGCAATGCATTTGTGACCGGACATTTCCAGAGCCCGGAATTTCAGATTGGCGATCAGGTCCTCTATAACCAGGGAGACTATGATTATTTTATTGCCAAATATGATCCGGACGGAAAACTTGTCTGGGCGCAGAGTGAGGGCGGGACAGGCTATGATTACGGACATGGAATCGCAGTGACCCTTGCTGGCGACTGCTGCGTCGCCGGTTCATTCGCCGGGGATGTCAAAATTGGAGATGTCACTGCTCCGAATAAAAAAGGCCGTTCCCTGTTCGCCGCAAAATATGACAATAACGGAAATCTGCTCTGGGCCCAGTTGGCTGGAAACGGTCGCGGTCAGAGCGGCCATCAGATCGGCGTAGACCGGGTCGGCAACTGTTATGTCTGCGGTTACATCACCGGACAGGTTGAACTGGCGGGAGAGCAGGTAGGGACAGATACCGCGGTGCAGGACATCTTTCTGGCCAAACTCTCTCCCAATGGCAAGCTGGTCTGGTCGGTGAACTCCGGAGGACAGGCGAACGGACTGAGCACCGGGGTGGCGGTGGACAGTCGCGGAAACTGTTACATCACCGGGATGTTTAAGAATGAAGCCCGTTTTGGTGACACCGTCATGAAGAGCAGGGGCACGCACGATATTTTCGTCGCCCGCATCAATGCAGACGGAACGCCTGCGTGGGCCTGTACCGGGGGCGGAGAAAAAATCGACTACGGACTTGGAATCGCCGTCGATCAGCACGACAACTGCTACGCAACCGGTGAATTCAGCGATGAAGTCCACTTCCAAGGACAGCACTTCAAGAAACTCGGCGGCCGCGATGTGTATATCGCCCGCTTTGCTCCTAATGGAAATCTGGACTGGCTGGAAATCCTGGGAGGCGAGAAAAGCGATTTGAGTTATGCGATCGCAGTCGATAATAACGATAACTGCTACGTCTCCGGTGCGTTTTCACCAGCGACCCGCTATCAGAAACACGAACTGACCAGTCGGGGTAGCAATGACATTTTCCTGATCAAACTGAGTCAATAA
- a CDS encoding GntR family transcriptional regulator, producing the protein MSIDQFSKGGAGQPKLKRQTLTQAVESRLRSEIIQGVYEPGTMLSEPVLSSELGVSRSPVREALLILERDGIVEFDERGRTRVATMTAADFEDLYLLRLAVEPMVAVHAAAQATSADYAALEANMKAMHNTKTLAEISLLDMEFHDLLVASSRRSRLIATWRSLRPSLELWLAALHRRHEQITGRVKEITIDSHQELINTLRSGDGASIEKLMRGHIEGWYQWLPEMTELS; encoded by the coding sequence ATGAGTATAGATCAATTTTCGAAAGGCGGCGCCGGTCAGCCAAAACTGAAGCGGCAGACACTGACACAGGCTGTCGAATCCCGCTTGCGCAGTGAAATCATCCAGGGCGTGTACGAGCCCGGGACAATGCTCAGTGAACCGGTGCTTTCGTCTGAATTGGGAGTCAGCCGATCTCCGGTCCGTGAAGCACTGTTGATTCTGGAGCGGGATGGTATCGTGGAATTCGACGAACGTGGTCGAACCCGGGTCGCAACCATGACCGCCGCTGACTTTGAAGATCTGTACCTGCTCCGTCTTGCAGTGGAGCCAATGGTTGCTGTGCATGCGGCCGCCCAGGCAACTTCAGCTGACTATGCTGCACTCGAAGCGAATATGAAGGCAATGCATAATACAAAAACGCTGGCAGAGATCAGTCTGTTGGATATGGAATTTCATGATCTGCTGGTTGCCTCCAGCCGCCGTTCCCGTCTGATAGCCACCTGGCGCTCATTGCGCCCTTCATTGGAACTCTGGCTTGCCGCTTTGCATCGTCGTCATGAACAGATCACCGGCCGTGTTAAGGAAATCACAATCGATAGCCATCAGGAACTGATCAACACGCTCCGCAGCGGTGATGGAGCCTCGATTGAAAAACTGATGCGCGGGCATATCGAAGGCTGGTATCAGTGGCTGCCGGAAATGACTGAGCTGTCCTGA
- a CDS encoding DUF1559 domain-containing protein has translation MDLSKQNRLRTRGFTLIELLVVIAIIAILIALLLPAVQQAREAARRSSCKNNLKQMGLALHNYHDAHSVFPPAAIAPGSCYCERVLGLSAGTSPKLLNHTFYQLLLPYLDLAPLYNKYNFSLSSSDHVARSDGSYCGSVGPTFAGSGQLSVAPNNYPVFLCPSDPDQTSYGSYQKTSYGRAGYTTEYSLVTTYGTDSNRLKGTLGFNGSARIGDIKDGTSNTMVLIESPLLLTSSSYGPFWNSYRHTNVILPYSYGINKNHPGYDKPYAWGAGSHHVGGCHMLMNDGSVRFLSENVDRITVIQALVSIKGGEVMPEF, from the coding sequence ATGGATTTATCAAAACAGAATCGACTCAGAACGCGCGGTTTTACGCTGATTGAGTTACTGGTCGTGATTGCCATTATCGCAATACTCATCGCATTGTTGCTGCCTGCAGTCCAGCAGGCACGGGAAGCAGCCCGCCGCAGTTCCTGCAAAAACAATCTCAAGCAGATGGGACTGGCGCTGCACAACTATCATGACGCCCACAGTGTCTTTCCTCCCGCTGCAATTGCCCCGGGCAGTTGCTACTGTGAGCGGGTGCTGGGTTTGTCGGCTGGAACGTCTCCCAAACTGTTGAACCATACGTTCTACCAGTTGTTGTTACCCTACCTCGACCTGGCGCCGTTGTATAACAAATACAACTTCTCGCTTTCCTCTTCGGATCATGTGGCACGCTCTGATGGCAGCTATTGTGGTTCTGTCGGACCCACGTTTGCAGGTTCGGGGCAGTTAAGTGTCGCTCCGAATAATTACCCGGTCTTTCTCTGTCCGTCCGATCCGGATCAGACCAGCTACGGCAGCTATCAGAAAACCAGCTATGGCCGTGCCGGTTATACGACTGAGTACAGCCTCGTCACAACATATGGAACTGATTCAAATCGGTTGAAAGGGACACTTGGCTTCAACGGTTCAGCCAGAATCGGTGACATCAAGGATGGAACGAGTAACACGATGGTGCTGATTGAGTCACCCCTGTTGCTGACCAGTTCATCCTACGGTCCTTTCTGGAATTCCTATCGGCACACGAATGTGATTCTGCCTTACTCCTATGGGATCAACAAGAATCATCCCGGCTACGATAAGCCGTATGCCTGGGGAGCCGGCAGTCACCATGTCGGGGGATGTCACATGCTGATGAACGACGGCAGTGTACGTTTCCTGAGTGAGAATGTGGATCGAATTACCGTGATTCAGGCACTCGTCTCCATTAAAGGGGGCGAGGTCATGCCGGAATTCTAA
- a CDS encoding carboxypeptidase-like regulatory domain-containing protein produces the protein MFTNALRVQIVPLVCGLLLILNAGCSGNSAQKPELAEVTGTVTLDGKPLSDAIIDFFPQSAADKSQSRASSAATDTEGKYTLRYDNNTSGAIPGEHLVRISKPDGGAEVAGPETLPARYNEQTTLQVTVSKTAPNTIDFDLKSK, from the coding sequence ATGTTTACCAACGCGCTACGAGTACAGATAGTTCCACTGGTCTGCGGATTGCTGCTGATCTTGAATGCAGGATGTTCCGGTAATTCCGCTCAGAAACCCGAACTGGCAGAAGTGACAGGAACGGTGACCCTGGATGGAAAACCCCTGTCCGATGCCATCATCGATTTCTTTCCTCAGTCAGCTGCCGACAAGAGTCAGTCGCGTGCCTCATCCGCCGCTACGGATACAGAAGGCAAATATACACTGAGGTATGACAACAACACGAGCGGCGCCATTCCCGGCGAGCATCTTGTCCGCATCAGCAAGCCCGATGGAGGAGCCGAGGTCGCCGGTCCCGAAACGTTACCCGCCCGGTACAACGAGCAGACAACATTGCAGGTCACAGTCTCTAAGACGGCACCAAATACGATCGATTTCGACCTGAAAAGCAAGTAA